DNA from Kitasatospora acidiphila:
CCCCGGTGGAGGCGGTCACCACGGCCGCCACCGCGCCCTCCACGAAAGGGGCGTCCACCAGCACCGCTTGGTCGGGCCGGTCAAGGTCGGCGAGCACGGCGCGGGCGGTCAGCACGGCGCTGCCCAGATCCGGCAGCACCACCACGCCGGCGCCGCCGTCGGCCTCGCGCACGGCGGCCTCGATCAGCTCGTAGCTGGTGCCCGTCGAGCCGTCCTCGGTGCCCGCCGCGACCGCCAC
Protein-coding regions in this window:
- the dhaM gene encoding dihydroxyacetone kinase phosphoryl donor subunit DhaM, which produces MRTSVGIVLVSHSPQLGAGVRELAEQLGGGAVAVAVAAGTEDGSTGTSYELIEAAVREADGGAGVVVLPDLGSAVLTARAVLADLDRPDQAVLVDAPFVEGAVAAVVTASTGAALAEVAQAAREAWQSHKF